Proteins encoded by one window of Antechinus flavipes isolate AdamAnt ecotype Samford, QLD, Australia chromosome 4, AdamAnt_v2, whole genome shotgun sequence:
- the EFNA3 gene encoding ephrin-A3 isoform X1: MAAAPLLLLLLLVPVPLLPLLAQGPGGALGNRHAVYWNSSNQHLRRDGYTVQVNVNDYLDIYCPHYNSSGSGPGAGPGPGGGAEQYVLYMVSRSGYRTCNASQGFKRWECNRPHAPHSPIKFSEKFQRYSAFSLGYEFHAGHEYYYISTPTHNLHWKCLKMKVFVCCASTSHSGEKPIPTLPQFTMGPNVKINVLEDFEGENPQVPKLEKSISGTSPKREHLPLAVAIAFFLMTLLAS, encoded by the exons ATGGCGGCGGctccgctgctgctgctgctgctgctggtgccCGTGCCGCTGCTGCCGCTGCTGGCCCAGGGGCCCGGGGGGGCGCTGGGGAACCGGCATGCGGTGTACTGGAACAGCTCCAACCAGCA CCTGCGGCGAGATGGTTACACAGTCCAGGTGAATGTGAACGATTACCTGGACATCTACTGCCCACACTACAACAGCTCAGGCTCAGGTCCCGGAGCGGGGCCGGGACCCGGAGGCGGGGCGGAACAGTATGTGCTGTACATGGTGAGCCGAAGCGGCTACCGAACCTGCAATGCCAGCCAGGGTTTTAAGCGCTGGGAATGCAACCGACCCCACGCTCCCCACAGCCCCATCAAGTTCTCGGAGAAGTTCCAGCGCTATAGCGCCTTCTCACTGGGCTATGAGTTCCACGCAGGCCACGAGTACTACTACATCT CAACGCCCACCCACAACCTGCACTGGAAGTGTCTGAAGATGAAGGTGTTCGTCTGCTGTGCCTCCA CATCGCACTCCGGGGAGAAGCCGATCCCCACCCTCCCCCAGTTCACCATGGGCCCCAATGTGAAGATCAACGTGCTGG AGGACTTTGAGGGAGAAAACCCCCAGGTGCCCAAGCTGGAGAAGAGCATCAGTGGGACGAGCCCAAAGCGGGAACACCTGCCCCTGGCTGTGGCCATCGCCTTTTTCCTCATGACGCTCTTGGCCTCCTAG
- the EFNA3 gene encoding ephrin-A3 isoform X2, translated as MAAAPLLLLLLLVPVPLLPLLAQGPGGALGNRHAVYWNSSNQHLRRDGYTVQVNVNDYLDIYCPHYNSSGSGPGAGPGPGGGAEQYVLYMVSRSGYRTCNASQGFKRWECNRPHAPHSPIKFSEKFQRYSAFSLGYEFHAGHEYYYISTPTHNLHWKCLKMKVFVCCASKDFEGENPQVPKLEKSISGTSPKREHLPLAVAIAFFLMTLLAS; from the exons ATGGCGGCGGctccgctgctgctgctgctgctgctggtgccCGTGCCGCTGCTGCCGCTGCTGGCCCAGGGGCCCGGGGGGGCGCTGGGGAACCGGCATGCGGTGTACTGGAACAGCTCCAACCAGCA CCTGCGGCGAGATGGTTACACAGTCCAGGTGAATGTGAACGATTACCTGGACATCTACTGCCCACACTACAACAGCTCAGGCTCAGGTCCCGGAGCGGGGCCGGGACCCGGAGGCGGGGCGGAACAGTATGTGCTGTACATGGTGAGCCGAAGCGGCTACCGAACCTGCAATGCCAGCCAGGGTTTTAAGCGCTGGGAATGCAACCGACCCCACGCTCCCCACAGCCCCATCAAGTTCTCGGAGAAGTTCCAGCGCTATAGCGCCTTCTCACTGGGCTATGAGTTCCACGCAGGCCACGAGTACTACTACATCT CAACGCCCACCCACAACCTGCACTGGAAGTGTCTGAAGATGAAGGTGTTCGTCTGCTGTGCCTCCA AGGACTTTGAGGGAGAAAACCCCCAGGTGCCCAAGCTGGAGAAGAGCATCAGTGGGACGAGCCCAAAGCGGGAACACCTGCCCCTGGCTGTGGCCATCGCCTTTTTCCTCATGACGCTCTTGGCCTCCTAG
- the EFNA4 gene encoding ephrin-A4 isoform X1 produces the protein MIGNYSAMELLAIIALRIAPGAVKMPCDGLKCPHCSSPSMSPYISGGQGPKVCLFRSLFSSHLCLSILQSLCSFRNVFISFSVSCSAFFFFFLCLPRRSSLMIDQRAFRLLLRGDAAVELGLNDYLDIFCPHYDGPGPPEGPETFALFMVDLDGYKACQAGGPKTYKRWECARPFAPFGPVRFSEKIQRFTPFSLGFEFLPGETYYYISVPTQESSVRCLRLQVSVCCKETTEKPTTASPFVLPQGNGVSKESLGPGGGSMPAWQGGRAPSPLCLLLLLLLPLLRLLRGL, from the exons ATGATTGGGAATTATAGCGCAATGGAACTACTGGCTATTATTGCCCTGAGGATCGCCCCGGGGGCAGTCAAGATGCCCTGTGATGGTCTAAAGTGCCCGCACTGTTCCTCTCCTTCCATGAGCCCCTACATAAGTGGAG GTCAAGGTCCAAAAGTCTGCCTGTTCCGGTCTCTATTTTcatcccatctctgtctctccatacTTCAATCATTGTGTAGTTTTAGGAatgtctttatttccttttctgtttcttgctctgccttttttttttttttcctttgtctgccAAGGAGGAGCAGCTTGATGATTGATCAGAGAGCCTTTAGACT GTTGCTTCGAGGAGACGCAGCAGTAGAGCTGGGCCTTAACGATTATCTGGACATCTTCTGTCCACATTATGATGGTCCAGGGCCACCTGAGGGCCCTGAGACTTTTGCTCTTTTCATGGTGGACTTGGATGGGTATAAGGCATGCCAAGCTGGGGGCCCAAAAACTTACAAGCGATGGGAGTGTGCCCGCCCCTTTGCTCCTTTTGGTCCAGTCCGATTTTCAGAGAAAATCCAGCGCTTCACACCTTTCTCATTGGGTTTTGAGTTCCTGCCAGGGGAAACCTACTACTACATAT CTGTCCCAACCCAGGAAAGCTCTGTCCGATGTCTGAGGCTGCAGGTATCAGTGTGTTGCAAAGAAACCA CTGAGAAGCCGACCACTGCATCTCCTTTTGTGCTTCCACAAGGAAATGGGGTCTCCAAGG AGTCCTTGGGTCCAGGTGGGGGCAGCATGCCCGCATGGCAAGGAGGCCGGGCCCCAAGTCCCCTCTGCCTCCTCCTCTTGCTGCTGTTGCCACTTCTTCGCCTCCTTCGGGGACTCTGA
- the EFNA4 gene encoding ephrin-A4 isoform X2, giving the protein MRLLPLLRTVLWASLLGSPLRGGSGLRHAVYWNSSNPRLLRGDAAVELGLNDYLDIFCPHYDGPGPPEGPETFALFMVDLDGYKACQAGGPKTYKRWECARPFAPFGPVRFSEKIQRFTPFSLGFEFLPGETYYYISVPTQESSVRCLRLQVSVCCKETTEKPTTASPFVLPQGNGVSKESLGPGGGSMPAWQGGRAPSPLCLLLLLLLPLLRLLRGL; this is encoded by the exons ATGCGGCTTCTGCCTCTGCTGCGGACAGTCCTCTGGGCCTCGCTCCTTGGGTCCCCGCTCCGGGGGGGGTCCGGCCTCCGCCACGCCGTCTATTGGAACTCCAGTAACCCCAG GTTGCTTCGAGGAGACGCAGCAGTAGAGCTGGGCCTTAACGATTATCTGGACATCTTCTGTCCACATTATGATGGTCCAGGGCCACCTGAGGGCCCTGAGACTTTTGCTCTTTTCATGGTGGACTTGGATGGGTATAAGGCATGCCAAGCTGGGGGCCCAAAAACTTACAAGCGATGGGAGTGTGCCCGCCCCTTTGCTCCTTTTGGTCCAGTCCGATTTTCAGAGAAAATCCAGCGCTTCACACCTTTCTCATTGGGTTTTGAGTTCCTGCCAGGGGAAACCTACTACTACATAT CTGTCCCAACCCAGGAAAGCTCTGTCCGATGTCTGAGGCTGCAGGTATCAGTGTGTTGCAAAGAAACCA CTGAGAAGCCGACCACTGCATCTCCTTTTGTGCTTCCACAAGGAAATGGGGTCTCCAAGG AGTCCTTGGGTCCAGGTGGGGGCAGCATGCCCGCATGGCAAGGAGGCCGGGCCCCAAGTCCCCTCTGCCTCCTCCTCTTGCTGCTGTTGCCACTTCTTCGCCTCCTTCGGGGACTCTGA
- the ADAM15 gene encoding disintegrin and metalloproteinase domain-containing protein 15 isoform X3, with protein sequence MRLALLWALGLLGAGSPMPSGPLLDTGQMGEQLPLSEGLPRGYPEPQVLLGHLTLNLSEALQDRLPQKLQIKLELEGKNHILELQQNGELVPDTPTLVWYQPDGTQVVNEGNTLENCCYQGIVQDHPNSWVSVCTCSGLRGLLVLSPEKIYTLDPRPGGVTHISKVEDIHPTGGTCALNPGPHSFIQAQSELKLGLHSLYRSKRDVLSETKFVELVIVADHKEAQRYPDLHQLQTRMLEVANQVDAFFRFLNVRVALVGVEVWSQEDLISVDGDAGVTLENFLRWRQTDLLPRLPHDSAQLVTTSLFLNSSVGMAVQNSICSPALSGGVNVDHSVSILGVASTMAHELGHSLGLAHDPPGGNCPCPGQPPAKSCIMEAATAFLPGLSFSSCSREALEKALLRGAGGCLFSRPAQLAPRPPRCGNLFVEPGEQCDCGFWEECSDPCCNASSCQLMPGAQCASDGLCCQDCQLRPAGWLCRPVRGDCDLPEFCSGDSAQCPSDVSLGDGEPCAGGKAVCAAGHCASYAAQCQALWGPGARSATPACLQAANTRGDGFGNCGKQYNGTYVPCAPRDANCGQLQCQGGSVHPLLGTAQETITETIEANGTHQTCRWTHLDLGNDVAQPFLALTGTACAPGQVCIDQRCQPVALLGAEECRSKCHGHGVCNSNGHCHCDQGWAPPDCSKEGFGGSVDSGALGQQPKANGGLTTGLLLSLLLLALLMLLGACYWHRTHLHRRLCQFKGTSSQYRDTAEAQVRFLHGGVCANGYRTSPSGPPERPGPPQRAQATELQLLSSTKSQGPAKPPPPRKPLPSYPQGRHLSDEGPAEESSVPLVVPSRPAPPPPAASGAALRV encoded by the exons ATGCGGCTGGCGCTGCTCTGGGCACTAGGGCTCCTGGGCGCCGGGAGTCCCATGCCCTCGGGGCCCCTCTTGGACACAG GTCAAATGGGGGAGCAACTGCCACTGTCAGAGGGACTTCCTAGAGGATACCCAGAGCCCCAGGTTCTTTTGGGCCACCTCACCCTCAATCTCTCAGAAGCACTCCAG GACAGGCTCCCCCAGAAATTACAGATCAAACTAGAACTGGAGGGTAAGAACCACATCTTGGAGCTGCAACAGAATGG GGAGCTGGTCCCAGACACCCCAACTCTTGTGTGGTACCAGCCTGATGGCACCCAGGTGGTAAATGAGGGGAACACTCTG GAGAATTGTTGCTACCAGGGGATTGTACAGGATCACCCAAACTCCTGGGTCTCTGTTTGCACTTGCTCTGGACTCAG AGGGCTGCTTGTCCTCTCCCCAGAGAAAATATATACCTTAGATCCCAGGCCAGGGGGAGTCACCCATATCTCCAAAGTAGAAGATATTCACCCAACAGGAGGCACTTGTGCCCTGAACCCAGGACCCCATTCGTTCATCCAAGCACAGTCAGAGCTCAAACTGGGCCTGCATAGTCTTTATCGG AGTAAACGGGATGTCTTGTCAGAGACAAAGTTTGTGGAGTTGGTGATTGTAGCTGACCACAAGGAGGCCCAGAGATACCCAGACCTCCACCAGCTGCAGACCCGAATGCTAGAAGTGGCTAACCAGGTGGACGCG TTTTTTAGGTTCCTGAATGTGCGCGTGGCACTGGTGGGCGTGGAGGTCTGGAGCCAGGAGGACTTGATCTCAGTGGACGGAGATGCGGGCGTCACATTGGAAAATTTCCTCCGCTGGCGTCAGACAGACCTGCTCCCTCGACTGCCGCATGACAGTGCCCAGCTGGTCAC GACCAGCCTATTCCTGAACTCTTCAGTGGGCATGGCAGTACAGAACTCCATCTGCTCCCCAGCCCTTTCAGGGGGTGTGAATGTG GACCACTCAGTGAGCATCCTGGGTGTAGCATCCACCATGGCCCATGAgctggggcacagcctgggcctGGCACATGATCCCCCAGGAGGCAACTGCCCATGCCCAGGCCAGCCGCCTGCCAAGAGCTGTATCATGGAGGCTGCCACAGC GTTCCTGCCTGGTCTGAGTTTTAGCAGCTGCAGCAGAGAAGCTTTGGAGAAGGCGCTTTTGAGGGGAGCAGGGGGCTGCCTCTTTTCTCGGCCTGCTCAGCTGGCCCCTCGCCCCCCTCGATGCGGGAATTTATTTGTAGAGCCTGGCGAGCAGTGTGACTGTGGCTTCTGGGAG GAATGTTCTGATCCCTGCTGTAATGCCTCCAGCTGCCAGCTGATGCCCGGGGCTCAATGTGCTTCCGACGGTCTCTGCTGTCAAGATTGCCAG CTGCGCCCGGCGGGATGGCTATGCCGCCCAGTACGGGGGGATTGTGACCTGCCTGAATTCTGCTCAGGGGATAGTGCCCAGTGTCCCTCGGATGTCAGCCTAGGGGATGGTGAGCCCTGTGCAGGGGGCAAAGCTGTCTGTGCTGCTGGGCACTGTGCCTCTTACGCTGCTCAGTGCCAGGCACTCTGGGGTCCTGGTGCCCGCTCTGCAACCCCTGCCTGTCTCCAAGCTGCCAACACACGAGGAGATGGCTTTGGGAACTGTGGGAAACAGTACAATGGTACTTATGTGCCATGTGCCCCTCG AGATGCCAACTGTGGGCAACTCCAGTGCCAAGGTGGTAGTGTCCACCCTCTATTGGGCACTGCTCAGGAGACAATCACAGAGACCATTGAGGCCAATGGAACACACCAGACCTGCCGATGGACACACCTAGACCTGGGCAACGATGTGGCCCAGCCCTTTCTGGCTCTGACAGGCACTGCTTGTGCCCCTGGCCAG GTCTGCATTGACCAGCGGTGCCAGCCAGTGGCACTTCTGGGAGCAGAGGAGTGTCGGAGCAAATGCCATGGGCATGGG GTTTGCAATAGCAATGGACATTGCCACTGTGACCAGGGCTGGGCGCCTCCAGATTGCTCAAAGGAAGGCTTTGGGGGCAGTGTGGACAGTGGGGCCCTGGGCCAGCAGCCCAAAG CAAATGGTGGCCTGACCACAGGACTGCTCCTCAGCCTCCTCCTCCTGGCCCTGCTGATGCTTCTCGGAGCTTGCTATTGGCACCGGACCCATCTCCACCGCAGACTCTGCCAGTTTAAGGGGACCAGTTCCCAGTATAG GGATACTGCAGAGGCCCAGGTTCGATTTCTCCACGGGGGTGTCTGTGCCAATGGGTACAG GACGTCCCCATCTGGCCCCCCTGAACGTCCAGGTCCACCTCAGAGGGCTCAGGCCACAGAACTCCAGCTGCTGTCCAGCACCAAG TCTCAGGGGCCTGCTAAACCCCCACCTCCAAGGAAGCCGCTGCCCTCCTACCCCCAGGGACGGCACCTCTCAGATGAAGGGCCGGCTGAAGAAAGCTCCGTGCCTCTGGTCGTCCCCTCTAG GCCTGCACCCCCGCCCCCCGCGGCCTCTGGGGCAGCTCTACGCGTCTGA
- the ADAM15 gene encoding disintegrin and metalloproteinase domain-containing protein 15 isoform X2: MRLALLWALGLLGAGSPMPSGPLLDTGQMGEQLPLSEGLPRGYPEPQVLLGHLTLNLSEALQDRLPQKLQIKLELEGKNHILELQQNGELVPDTPTLVWYQPDGTQVVNEGNTLENCCYQGIVQDHPNSWVSVCTCSGLRGLLVLSPEKIYTLDPRPGGVTHISKVEDIHPTGGTCALNPGPHSFIQAQSELKLGLHSLYRSKRDVLSETKFVELVIVADHKEAQRYPDLHQLQTRMLEVANQVDAFFRFLNVRVALVGVEVWSQEDLISVDGDAGVTLENFLRWRQTDLLPRLPHDSAQLVTTSLFLNSSVGMAVQNSICSPALSGGVNVDHSVSILGVASTMAHELGHSLGLAHDPPGGNCPCPGQPPAKSCIMEAATAFLPGLSFSSCSREALEKALLRGAGGCLFSRPAQLAPRPPRCGNLFVEPGEQCDCGFWEECSDPCCNASSCQLMPGAQCASDGLCCQDCQLRPAGWLCRPVRGDCDLPEFCSGDSAQCPSDVSLGDGEPCAGGKAVCAAGHCASYAAQCQALWGPGARSATPACLQAANTRGDGFGNCGKQYNGTYVPCAPRDANCGQLQCQGGSVHPLLGTAQETITETIEANGTHQTCRWTHLDLGNDVAQPFLALTGTACAPGQVCIDQRCQPVALLGAEECRSKCHGHGVCNSNGHCHCDQGWAPPDCSKEGFGGSVDSGALGQQPKANGGLTTGLLLSLLLLALLMLLGACYWHRTHLHRRLCQFKGTSSQYRDTAEAQVRFLHGGVCANGYRTSPSGPPERPGPPQRAQATELQLLSSTKAALTDRPNPPTRPLPADPVVRSPQSQGPAKPPPPRKPLPSYPQGRHLSDEGPAEESSVPLVVPSRPAPPPPAASGAALRV, from the exons ATGCGGCTGGCGCTGCTCTGGGCACTAGGGCTCCTGGGCGCCGGGAGTCCCATGCCCTCGGGGCCCCTCTTGGACACAG GTCAAATGGGGGAGCAACTGCCACTGTCAGAGGGACTTCCTAGAGGATACCCAGAGCCCCAGGTTCTTTTGGGCCACCTCACCCTCAATCTCTCAGAAGCACTCCAG GACAGGCTCCCCCAGAAATTACAGATCAAACTAGAACTGGAGGGTAAGAACCACATCTTGGAGCTGCAACAGAATGG GGAGCTGGTCCCAGACACCCCAACTCTTGTGTGGTACCAGCCTGATGGCACCCAGGTGGTAAATGAGGGGAACACTCTG GAGAATTGTTGCTACCAGGGGATTGTACAGGATCACCCAAACTCCTGGGTCTCTGTTTGCACTTGCTCTGGACTCAG AGGGCTGCTTGTCCTCTCCCCAGAGAAAATATATACCTTAGATCCCAGGCCAGGGGGAGTCACCCATATCTCCAAAGTAGAAGATATTCACCCAACAGGAGGCACTTGTGCCCTGAACCCAGGACCCCATTCGTTCATCCAAGCACAGTCAGAGCTCAAACTGGGCCTGCATAGTCTTTATCGG AGTAAACGGGATGTCTTGTCAGAGACAAAGTTTGTGGAGTTGGTGATTGTAGCTGACCACAAGGAGGCCCAGAGATACCCAGACCTCCACCAGCTGCAGACCCGAATGCTAGAAGTGGCTAACCAGGTGGACGCG TTTTTTAGGTTCCTGAATGTGCGCGTGGCACTGGTGGGCGTGGAGGTCTGGAGCCAGGAGGACTTGATCTCAGTGGACGGAGATGCGGGCGTCACATTGGAAAATTTCCTCCGCTGGCGTCAGACAGACCTGCTCCCTCGACTGCCGCATGACAGTGCCCAGCTGGTCAC GACCAGCCTATTCCTGAACTCTTCAGTGGGCATGGCAGTACAGAACTCCATCTGCTCCCCAGCCCTTTCAGGGGGTGTGAATGTG GACCACTCAGTGAGCATCCTGGGTGTAGCATCCACCATGGCCCATGAgctggggcacagcctgggcctGGCACATGATCCCCCAGGAGGCAACTGCCCATGCCCAGGCCAGCCGCCTGCCAAGAGCTGTATCATGGAGGCTGCCACAGC GTTCCTGCCTGGTCTGAGTTTTAGCAGCTGCAGCAGAGAAGCTTTGGAGAAGGCGCTTTTGAGGGGAGCAGGGGGCTGCCTCTTTTCTCGGCCTGCTCAGCTGGCCCCTCGCCCCCCTCGATGCGGGAATTTATTTGTAGAGCCTGGCGAGCAGTGTGACTGTGGCTTCTGGGAG GAATGTTCTGATCCCTGCTGTAATGCCTCCAGCTGCCAGCTGATGCCCGGGGCTCAATGTGCTTCCGACGGTCTCTGCTGTCAAGATTGCCAG CTGCGCCCGGCGGGATGGCTATGCCGCCCAGTACGGGGGGATTGTGACCTGCCTGAATTCTGCTCAGGGGATAGTGCCCAGTGTCCCTCGGATGTCAGCCTAGGGGATGGTGAGCCCTGTGCAGGGGGCAAAGCTGTCTGTGCTGCTGGGCACTGTGCCTCTTACGCTGCTCAGTGCCAGGCACTCTGGGGTCCTGGTGCCCGCTCTGCAACCCCTGCCTGTCTCCAAGCTGCCAACACACGAGGAGATGGCTTTGGGAACTGTGGGAAACAGTACAATGGTACTTATGTGCCATGTGCCCCTCG AGATGCCAACTGTGGGCAACTCCAGTGCCAAGGTGGTAGTGTCCACCCTCTATTGGGCACTGCTCAGGAGACAATCACAGAGACCATTGAGGCCAATGGAACACACCAGACCTGCCGATGGACACACCTAGACCTGGGCAACGATGTGGCCCAGCCCTTTCTGGCTCTGACAGGCACTGCTTGTGCCCCTGGCCAG GTCTGCATTGACCAGCGGTGCCAGCCAGTGGCACTTCTGGGAGCAGAGGAGTGTCGGAGCAAATGCCATGGGCATGGG GTTTGCAATAGCAATGGACATTGCCACTGTGACCAGGGCTGGGCGCCTCCAGATTGCTCAAAGGAAGGCTTTGGGGGCAGTGTGGACAGTGGGGCCCTGGGCCAGCAGCCCAAAG CAAATGGTGGCCTGACCACAGGACTGCTCCTCAGCCTCCTCCTCCTGGCCCTGCTGATGCTTCTCGGAGCTTGCTATTGGCACCGGACCCATCTCCACCGCAGACTCTGCCAGTTTAAGGGGACCAGTTCCCAGTATAG GGATACTGCAGAGGCCCAGGTTCGATTTCTCCACGGGGGTGTCTGTGCCAATGGGTACAG GACGTCCCCATCTGGCCCCCCTGAACGTCCAGGTCCACCTCAGAGGGCTCAGGCCACAGAACTCCAGCTGCTGTCCAGCACCAAG GCTGCACTGACCGACCGACCCAACCCCCCCACCCGTCCGCTACCCGCCGACCCGGTGGTGAGGAGCCCACAG TCTCAGGGGCCTGCTAAACCCCCACCTCCAAGGAAGCCGCTGCCCTCCTACCCCCAGGGACGGCACCTCTCAGATGAAGGGCCGGCTGAAGAAAGCTCCGTGCCTCTGGTCGTCCCCTCTAG GCCTGCACCCCCGCCCCCCGCGGCCTCTGGGGCAGCTCTACGCGTCTGA
- the ADAM15 gene encoding disintegrin and metalloproteinase domain-containing protein 15 isoform X1 — MRLALLWALGLLGAGSPMPSGPLLDTGQMGEQLPLSEGLPRGYPEPQVLLGHLTLNLSEALQDRLPQKLQIKLELEGKNHILELQQNGELVPDTPTLVWYQPDGTQVVNEGNTLENCCYQGIVQDHPNSWVSVCTCSGLRGLLVLSPEKIYTLDPRPGGVTHISKVEDIHPTGGTCALNPGPHSFIQAQSELKLGLHSLYRSKRDVLSETKFVELVIVADHKEAQRYPDLHQLQTRMLEVANQVDAFFRFLNVRVALVGVEVWSQEDLISVDGDAGVTLENFLRWRQTDLLPRLPHDSAQLVTTSLFLNSSVGMAVQNSICSPALSGGVNVDHSVSILGVASTMAHELGHSLGLAHDPPGGNCPCPGQPPAKSCIMEAATAFLPGLSFSSCSREALEKALLRGAGGCLFSRPAQLAPRPPRCGNLFVEPGEQCDCGFWEECSDPCCNASSCQLMPGAQCASDGLCCQDCQLRPAGWLCRPVRGDCDLPEFCSGDSAQCPSDVSLGDGEPCAGGKAVCAAGHCASYAAQCQALWGPGARSATPACLQAANTRGDGFGNCGKQYNGTYVPCAPRDANCGQLQCQGGSVHPLLGTAQETITETIEANGTHQTCRWTHLDLGNDVAQPFLALTGTACAPGQVCIDQRCQPVALLGAEECRSKCHGHGVCNSNGHCHCDQGWAPPDCSKEGFGGSVDSGALGQQPKANGGLTTGLLLSLLLLALLMLLGACYWHRTHLHRRLCQFKGTSSQYRDTAEAQVRFLHGGVCANGYRTSPSGPPERPGPPQRAQATELQLLSSTKSGALGHPDPPSRPLPPDPVPKRLQAALTDRPNPPTRPLPADPVVRSPQSQGPAKPPPPRKPLPSYPQGRHLSDEGPAEESSVPLVVPSRPAPPPPAASGAALRV; from the exons ATGCGGCTGGCGCTGCTCTGGGCACTAGGGCTCCTGGGCGCCGGGAGTCCCATGCCCTCGGGGCCCCTCTTGGACACAG GTCAAATGGGGGAGCAACTGCCACTGTCAGAGGGACTTCCTAGAGGATACCCAGAGCCCCAGGTTCTTTTGGGCCACCTCACCCTCAATCTCTCAGAAGCACTCCAG GACAGGCTCCCCCAGAAATTACAGATCAAACTAGAACTGGAGGGTAAGAACCACATCTTGGAGCTGCAACAGAATGG GGAGCTGGTCCCAGACACCCCAACTCTTGTGTGGTACCAGCCTGATGGCACCCAGGTGGTAAATGAGGGGAACACTCTG GAGAATTGTTGCTACCAGGGGATTGTACAGGATCACCCAAACTCCTGGGTCTCTGTTTGCACTTGCTCTGGACTCAG AGGGCTGCTTGTCCTCTCCCCAGAGAAAATATATACCTTAGATCCCAGGCCAGGGGGAGTCACCCATATCTCCAAAGTAGAAGATATTCACCCAACAGGAGGCACTTGTGCCCTGAACCCAGGACCCCATTCGTTCATCCAAGCACAGTCAGAGCTCAAACTGGGCCTGCATAGTCTTTATCGG AGTAAACGGGATGTCTTGTCAGAGACAAAGTTTGTGGAGTTGGTGATTGTAGCTGACCACAAGGAGGCCCAGAGATACCCAGACCTCCACCAGCTGCAGACCCGAATGCTAGAAGTGGCTAACCAGGTGGACGCG TTTTTTAGGTTCCTGAATGTGCGCGTGGCACTGGTGGGCGTGGAGGTCTGGAGCCAGGAGGACTTGATCTCAGTGGACGGAGATGCGGGCGTCACATTGGAAAATTTCCTCCGCTGGCGTCAGACAGACCTGCTCCCTCGACTGCCGCATGACAGTGCCCAGCTGGTCAC GACCAGCCTATTCCTGAACTCTTCAGTGGGCATGGCAGTACAGAACTCCATCTGCTCCCCAGCCCTTTCAGGGGGTGTGAATGTG GACCACTCAGTGAGCATCCTGGGTGTAGCATCCACCATGGCCCATGAgctggggcacagcctgggcctGGCACATGATCCCCCAGGAGGCAACTGCCCATGCCCAGGCCAGCCGCCTGCCAAGAGCTGTATCATGGAGGCTGCCACAGC GTTCCTGCCTGGTCTGAGTTTTAGCAGCTGCAGCAGAGAAGCTTTGGAGAAGGCGCTTTTGAGGGGAGCAGGGGGCTGCCTCTTTTCTCGGCCTGCTCAGCTGGCCCCTCGCCCCCCTCGATGCGGGAATTTATTTGTAGAGCCTGGCGAGCAGTGTGACTGTGGCTTCTGGGAG GAATGTTCTGATCCCTGCTGTAATGCCTCCAGCTGCCAGCTGATGCCCGGGGCTCAATGTGCTTCCGACGGTCTCTGCTGTCAAGATTGCCAG CTGCGCCCGGCGGGATGGCTATGCCGCCCAGTACGGGGGGATTGTGACCTGCCTGAATTCTGCTCAGGGGATAGTGCCCAGTGTCCCTCGGATGTCAGCCTAGGGGATGGTGAGCCCTGTGCAGGGGGCAAAGCTGTCTGTGCTGCTGGGCACTGTGCCTCTTACGCTGCTCAGTGCCAGGCACTCTGGGGTCCTGGTGCCCGCTCTGCAACCCCTGCCTGTCTCCAAGCTGCCAACACACGAGGAGATGGCTTTGGGAACTGTGGGAAACAGTACAATGGTACTTATGTGCCATGTGCCCCTCG AGATGCCAACTGTGGGCAACTCCAGTGCCAAGGTGGTAGTGTCCACCCTCTATTGGGCACTGCTCAGGAGACAATCACAGAGACCATTGAGGCCAATGGAACACACCAGACCTGCCGATGGACACACCTAGACCTGGGCAACGATGTGGCCCAGCCCTTTCTGGCTCTGACAGGCACTGCTTGTGCCCCTGGCCAG GTCTGCATTGACCAGCGGTGCCAGCCAGTGGCACTTCTGGGAGCAGAGGAGTGTCGGAGCAAATGCCATGGGCATGGG GTTTGCAATAGCAATGGACATTGCCACTGTGACCAGGGCTGGGCGCCTCCAGATTGCTCAAAGGAAGGCTTTGGGGGCAGTGTGGACAGTGGGGCCCTGGGCCAGCAGCCCAAAG CAAATGGTGGCCTGACCACAGGACTGCTCCTCAGCCTCCTCCTCCTGGCCCTGCTGATGCTTCTCGGAGCTTGCTATTGGCACCGGACCCATCTCCACCGCAGACTCTGCCAGTTTAAGGGGACCAGTTCCCAGTATAG GGATACTGCAGAGGCCCAGGTTCGATTTCTCCACGGGGGTGTCTGTGCCAATGGGTACAG GACGTCCCCATCTGGCCCCCCTGAACGTCCAGGTCCACCTCAGAGGGCTCAGGCCACAGAACTCCAGCTGCTGTCCAGCACCAAG TCTGGCGCTCTCGGTCACCCTGACCCCCCCTCCCGGCCGCTCCCGCCGGACCCTGTGCCCAAGAGACTACAG GCTGCACTGACCGACCGACCCAACCCCCCCACCCGTCCGCTACCCGCCGACCCGGTGGTGAGGAGCCCACAG TCTCAGGGGCCTGCTAAACCCCCACCTCCAAGGAAGCCGCTGCCCTCCTACCCCCAGGGACGGCACCTCTCAGATGAAGGGCCGGCTGAAGAAAGCTCCGTGCCTCTGGTCGTCCCCTCTAG GCCTGCACCCCCGCCCCCCGCGGCCTCTGGGGCAGCTCTACGCGTCTGA